One Littorina saxatilis isolate snail1 linkage group LG1, US_GU_Lsax_2.0, whole genome shotgun sequence genomic window carries:
- the LOC138982241 gene encoding mucin-5AC-like, which translates to MGSVRTCSRRVCVMYLIWSIFCVCVFGQGSTFPAATTQAPVSGTAQLTSETTAVAEPELTSQSVSESTSEPESEVTSEPESESTSEPESEVSSQPESESTSEPESEVTSQPESESTSEPESEATPQPESESTSEPESEVTSQPESESTSEPESEVTSQLVSEGISEPESNVTSQPESEATSEPESEVTSQPESESSSEPESEVTSQPESESSSEPESEVTSQPESESSSEPESEVTSQPESEGTSEPESDVTSEPLSEGISEPVSEATSEPESEVTSEPESEVTSEPESEVTSEPESEGTSEPESVVTSEPESEVTSEPESEGTSEPKAEVLAEPESAVTSEPISEQTSEPESEASAKPESGAAADAEVMGVPEQRPSAVEIVGPPVILISAIIIALLVLLLRSRRASINNTVHGVSKTFLDSIITKKKVNCVSPTHEQLKVIDLTSGETETLKLAVPVKEPDQPLFSYFDLEVLQSLRNCYNQPKELVRIAMPAIFSLALCPLTLYMFDPFRRFVWPEAQYSNSRPDINDAIACYLSPAGLVYATSFGFAFQQVLNKQHEILTKMTEEISMLDQIVTFTIKLNLSLQTKMKILQAVKTECIFMVLQVLNRDTETYKCSPTEDVKVKIWTVVDLLREVDTSRKNHVDRFLSERILSHIMKLNSICSDKMGILHTKIHPFKWVFLETLGFFSFLGILLLTAHSYRMELIMCIVTVFSISMLCYVVSDLDSPFSGFFRVDIGVLEEVLQRLELAYDMAKHNGHMDVFYPE; encoded by the exons CAACAACGCAGGCTCCTGTTTCCGGAACGGCTCAGTTAACATCCGAAACTACTGCGGTCGCTGAACCAGAATTGACGTCACAGTCTGTGTCAGAATCAACATCAGAACCTGAATCTGAAGTGACGTCAGAACCTGAGTCAGAATCAACATCAGAACCTGAATCTGAAGTGTCGTCACAACCTGAGTCAGAATCAACATCAGAACCTGAATCTGAAGTAACGTCACAACCTGAGTCAGAATCAACATCAGAACCTGAATCTGAAGCGACACCACAACCTGAGTCAGAATCAACATCAGAACCTGAATCTGAAGTAACGTCACAACCTGAGTCAGAATCAACATCAGAACCTGAATCTGAAGTGACGTCACAACTTGTTTCGGAAGGAATATCAGAACCTGAATCTAACGTGACGTCACAACCTGAGTCTGAAGCAACATCAGAACCTGAATCTGAAGTGACGTCACAACCTGAATCTGAATCATCGTCAGAACCTGAATCTGAAGTGACGTCACAACCTGAGTCGGAATCATCGTCAGAACCTGAATCTGAAGTGACGTCACAACCTGAATCTGAATCATCGTCAGAACCTGAATCTGAAGTGACGTCACAACCTGAGTCTGAAGGAACATCAGAACCTGAATCCGACGTCACATCGGAGCCTCTTTCGGAAGGAATATCAGAACCTGTGTCAGAAGCAACCTCAGAACCGGAATCAGAGGTAACATCAGAACCAGAATCGGAAGTGACATCAGAACCGGAATCAGAAGTAACCTCAGAACCAGAATCGGAAGGAACCTCAGAACCGGAATCGGTAGTAACATCAGAACCGGAATCGGAAGTAACCTCTGAACCGGAATCGGAAGGAACCTCAGAACCCAAGGCCGAAGTTTTAGCAGAACCCGAATCGGCAGTAACTTCTGAACCAATTTCAGAGCAAACATCCGAGCCAGAATCCGAAGCTTCTGCGAAGCCGGAATCAGGTGCAGCAGCGGATGCAGAAGTAATGGGTGTTCCAGAGCAGAGACCTTCAGCAGTAGAAATTGTCGGTCCACCTGTCATACTCATCAGTGCTATTATAATCG CATTGTTGGTGTTGTTACTGAGGTCAAGAAGGGCTTCCATCAACAACACAGTGCACGGAGTCAGTAAGACTTTCCTGGATTCTATCATCACCAAGAAAAAAGTCAACTGTGTGTCTCCTACTCATGAGCAGCTGAAG GTGATAGATCTGACCTCCGGGGAGACAGAAACTCTCAAGCTCGCCGTACCAGTCAAGGAGCCGGACCAGCCGCTTTTCTCCTACTTTGACCTGGAGGTTCTACAGAGTCTCCGGAACTGTTACAACCAGCCCAAAGAACTGGTCCGCATTGCCATGCCAGCTATATTTTCATTGGCCCTCTGTCCTTTGACGCTGTATATGTTTGACCCATTTCGGAGGTTCGTGTGGCCGGAAGCCCAATACTCCAACAGCAGACCGGATATCAACGACGCTATCGCCTGCTACCTTTCCCCCGCTGGCTTGGTCTATGCTACTTCTTTTGGATTTGCTTTTCAACAG GTGTTGAACAAGCAGCACGAGATCCTCACCAAGATGACGGAGGAGATCTCCATGCTGGACCAGATCGTCACCTTCACCATCAAGCTCAACCTCAGCCTCCAGACCAAGATGAAGATCCTGCAGGCCGTCAAGACAGAGTGCATTTTCATGGTGCTGCAGGTCCTCAACAGAGACACTGAGACCTACAAATGCAGCCCGACAGAGGACGTCAAAG TGAAGATCTGGACAGTGGTGGACTTGCTGCGAGAAGTGGACACGAGCAGAAAGAACCACGTGGACAGATTCCTAAGCGAGCGAATCCTCAGTCACATCATGAAGCTCAACTCCATATGTTCTGACAAAATGGGCATCCTTCACACCAAAATACACCCTTTCAA GTGGGTTTTCCTTGAAACTCTAGGATTTTTCTCCTTCCTGGGAATTCTCTTGCTAACAGCTCACTCCTATCGCATGGAGCTGATAATGTGCATCGTGACTGTCTTCTCCATCTCCATGCTGTGTTACGTCGTGTCTGACCTCGATTCTCCCTTCTCCGGCTTCTTCCGGGTGGATATCGGGGTGCTGGAAGAAGTCCTGCAGCGCCTAGAACTCGCCTACGATATGGCGAAGCACAACGGTCATATGGACGTCTTCTACCCGGAATGA